In one Oscillospiraceae bacterium genomic region, the following are encoded:
- the guaA gene encoding GMP synthase [glutamine-hydrolyzing] produces MNHQLVIVLDFGGQYNQLIARRVRECGVYCEVKPYTTPLSELKALAPIGFLFTGGPNSVYEDSAPHVDPGIFTMGVPVLGICYGCQLMAHTLGGQVTAAQADTAREYGKTDTCYDTACKLFKGLPERGVSWMSHGDYMAKVPEGFSLAAHTGMCPTAAIADEARGFYGVQFHPEVNHTENGLGMIRNFLYEVCRAAGDWTMEDYKKTAIAAIRRKVGQGRVLLALSGGVDSTVCAALLSEAVGRQLTCVFVDHGLMRLNEGDEVEAIFRDRPVNFVRVDAETRFLIRLAGVDEPEHKRKIIGEEFIRVFEEEARKIGAVDFLAQGTIYPDVIESGAGDAAVIKSHHNVGGLPDFVDFKEIIEPLRLLFKDEVRQLGRELGLPEYLVMRQPFPGPGLAIRVIGDLTKEKLDTLRQADFIFREEIAAAGLDREINQYFAVLTNTRSVGVMGDGRTYDYTLALRGVTTTDFMTADWARIPYEVLDRVSVRIVNEVAGINRIVYDITSKPPATIEWE; encoded by the coding sequence ATGAACCACCAGCTCGTTATCGTCCTGGACTTCGGCGGGCAGTATAACCAGCTTATCGCCCGCCGTGTGCGCGAGTGCGGCGTGTACTGCGAGGTGAAGCCCTACACCACGCCCCTGTCCGAGCTCAAGGCCCTGGCGCCCATCGGCTTTCTCTTTACCGGCGGGCCCAACAGCGTCTATGAGGACTCCGCCCCCCACGTGGACCCCGGGATCTTTACGATGGGCGTGCCCGTGCTGGGTATCTGCTACGGCTGCCAGCTCATGGCCCACACCCTGGGCGGGCAGGTCACCGCCGCCCAGGCGGACACCGCCCGGGAGTACGGCAAGACCGATACCTGTTACGATACCGCCTGCAAGCTCTTCAAGGGCCTGCCGGAGCGGGGCGTGTCCTGGATGAGCCACGGGGACTATATGGCAAAGGTGCCCGAGGGCTTCTCCCTGGCGGCCCACACCGGCATGTGCCCCACCGCCGCCATCGCCGACGAGGCGCGGGGCTTTTACGGCGTGCAGTTCCACCCGGAGGTCAACCACACCGAAAACGGCCTGGGCATGATCCGCAATTTCCTCTACGAGGTGTGCCGCGCCGCGGGGGACTGGACCATGGAGGACTATAAAAAGACCGCCATCGCCGCCATACGGCGGAAGGTGGGGCAGGGCAGGGTGCTGCTGGCCCTGTCCGGCGGGGTGGACTCCACCGTGTGCGCCGCCCTGCTGAGCGAGGCCGTGGGCAGGCAGCTCACCTGCGTCTTTGTGGACCACGGCCTCATGCGCCTGAACGAGGGGGACGAGGTGGAGGCCATCTTCCGGGACCGGCCCGTGAACTTCGTCCGGGTGGACGCGGAGACCCGCTTCCTCATCAGGCTGGCCGGGGTGGACGAGCCGGAGCACAAGCGCAAGATCATCGGCGAGGAGTTCATCCGGGTGTTCGAGGAGGAGGCCCGGAAGATCGGCGCCGTGGATTTCCTGGCCCAGGGCACCATCTACCCCGACGTGATCGAGTCGGGGGCCGGGGACGCGGCGGTGATTAAAAGCCACCACAACGTGGGCGGCCTGCCCGACTTCGTGGACTTCAAGGAGATTATCGAGCCCCTGCGCCTGCTGTTCAAGGACGAGGTGCGCCAGCTGGGCCGGGAGCTGGGTCTGCCGGAGTACCTGGTCATGCGCCAGCCCTTCCCGGGGCCGGGCCTGGCCATCCGGGTCATCGGAGATCTGACCAAGGAGAAGCTGGACACCCTGCGCCAGGCCGACTTTATCTTCCGGGAGGAGATCGCCGCGGCGGGCCTGGACCGGGAAATCAACCAGTACTTCGCCGTGCTCACCAACACCCGCTCCGTGGGGGTGATGGGGGACGGGCGCACCTACGACTATACCCTGGCCCTGCGGGGCGTGACCACCACCGACTTCATGACCGCCGACTGGGCCCGCATCCCCTATGAGGTGCTGGACCGGGTCAGCGTGCGCATCGTCAACGAGGTGGCGGGCATCAACCGCATTGTCTACGACATTACCTCCAAGCCGCCCGCGACGATAGAATGGGAGTAA
- the zwf gene encoding glucose-6-phosphate 1-dehydrogenase: protein MGKPCFTIFGGTGDLTFRKLLPALYNLSAAGTLPAGHTILIVGRRDYDSAQYRALARTWVRQFSRLPYTDAAFDRFAGQIVYYRMDFTNLGEYPALDRWYREQGISRCIFYFAVAPRFFTILTQGLELVRGAHEGKVILEKPFGEGLEGAGALNRRLEAFFTPERIYRIDHYLGKEMVRGIQTLRFANPILADAWDARHVECVQISALEEVGVETRGGYYDGSGALRDMVQNHLFQILSILAMEAPADFTPQAMHSRQIEVLRALRLPEAGQAHDALVLGQYEGYRSEPKVGPQSRTETYAALRLFLDTARWQGVPFYIRTGKRLSRREMAVKIVFRAPSPGVEPGLLTVRIQPSEGVSLRFNIKTPGEGGGVTPVEMDFCQSCVLENRLNTPEAYERLLVACMKGERSWFSQWDQIEAGWRFVDRLRALHAVSGAAPFPYAPGSDGPAQADALLARHGHRWM from the coding sequence ATGGGTAAGCCCTGCTTCACCATCTTCGGCGGCACGGGGGATCTGACCTTCCGCAAGCTGCTGCCCGCCCTCTACAACCTGAGCGCCGCCGGCACCCTGCCCGCCGGGCACACTATCCTGATTGTCGGGCGGCGGGACTACGACAGCGCCCAGTACCGGGCGCTGGCCCGGACGTGGGTCAGGCAGTTCTCCCGCCTGCCCTACACCGACGCCGCCTTCGACCGCTTCGCCGGGCAGATCGTGTACTACCGGATGGACTTCACCAACCTGGGCGAGTACCCGGCGCTGGACCGCTGGTACCGGGAGCAGGGGATTTCCCGGTGCATCTTCTACTTTGCGGTGGCCCCCCGCTTTTTTACCATCCTCACCCAGGGGCTGGAGCTGGTGCGGGGGGCCCATGAGGGCAAGGTTATTCTGGAAAAGCCCTTCGGCGAGGGCTTGGAAGGGGCCGGGGCGCTCAACCGCCGCCTGGAGGCCTTCTTCACCCCGGAGCGCATCTACCGCATCGACCACTATCTGGGCAAGGAAATGGTGCGGGGCATCCAGACCCTGCGCTTCGCCAATCCTATCCTGGCCGACGCGTGGGACGCGCGGCACGTGGAGTGTGTGCAGATCTCCGCCCTGGAGGAGGTGGGGGTGGAGACCCGGGGCGGGTACTACGACGGCAGCGGCGCGCTGCGGGACATGGTGCAGAACCACCTGTTCCAAATCCTCTCCATCCTCGCCATGGAGGCCCCGGCGGATTTTACCCCCCAGGCCATGCACAGCCGCCAGATCGAGGTGCTGCGCGCCCTGCGCCTGCCGGAGGCCGGGCAGGCCCACGACGCGCTGGTGCTGGGCCAGTACGAGGGCTACCGGTCCGAGCCCAAGGTCGGCCCGCAGTCCCGCACCGAGACCTACGCCGCCCTGCGCCTTTTCCTGGATACCGCGCGCTGGCAGGGCGTGCCCTTCTATATCCGCACGGGCAAGCGGCTCTCCCGGCGGGAGATGGCGGTCAAGATCGTCTTTCGCGCCCCCTCCCCCGGCGTGGAACCCGGCCTGCTCACCGTCCGCATCCAGCCCTCCGAGGGGGTCTCCCTGCGCTTCAACATCAAGACCCCCGGCGAGGGGGGCGGCGTCACTCCGGTGGAGATGGACTTCTGCCAGAGCTGCGTCCTGGAAAACCGGCTCAACACCCCCGAGGCCTACGAGCGGCTGCTGGTGGCCTGCATGAAGGGGGAGCGCTCCTGGTTCTCCCAGTGGGATCAGATCGAGGCGGGCTGGCGCTTTGTGGACCGTTTGCGGGCGCTGCACGCCGTGTCCGGGGCCGCCCCCTTCCCCTACGCTCCCGGCTCCGACGGCCCGGCCCAGGCCGACGCGCTGCTGGCCCGGCACGGGCACCGCTGGATGTAG
- the gnd gene encoding 6-phosphogluconate dehydrogenase, decarboxylating: MMQSLDIGVVGLSVMGRSLALNMADHGFAVGGYNRSAQATQELVRAHPHPNFTPFYRLEELVSALCRPRKVFLMVQAGAPVDAVLEQLTPLLSPGDIVMDGGNSYFADTERRAGALRRQGLVYFGVGVSGGETGARFGPSLMPGGERAAYPQIAPILEAIAARAPDGAPCCAYMGPDGAGHYVKMVHNGIEYADMQLIAEAYLLLKQAGGFSNAELSGIFRDWNAGELKSYLVGITADILAEGDDLGPGALVDAIEDSAGQKGTGRWASIEALRQGVDISLITGACNARILSNRLEERALAARLLPPPAPVDPGERTAFAEAVRRGLYTAKIAAYAQGFALLRDASERFGWSLDLGGIAAIFRAGCIIQADFLDDITRAFRKAPGLSSLMLDGFFLEQIKSGQAALRRCAVLGVANGLPLPAFTGACAYLDAFRGAHVGANLIQAQRDYFGAHTYRRTDRDGTFHHEWGRGNG; encoded by the coding sequence ATGATGCAATCACTCGACATCGGCGTGGTGGGTCTGTCCGTCATGGGCCGCAGCCTGGCCCTCAACATGGCGGATCACGGCTTCGCCGTGGGGGGCTACAACCGCAGCGCCCAGGCCACGCAGGAGCTGGTCCGGGCCCACCCACACCCCAACTTCACCCCGTTCTACCGGCTTGAGGAGCTGGTGTCCGCCCTGTGCCGCCCCCGGAAGGTCTTTCTCATGGTGCAGGCGGGAGCGCCGGTGGACGCGGTGCTGGAGCAGCTCACCCCCCTGCTCTCCCCCGGCGACATCGTGATGGACGGCGGCAACTCCTATTTCGCGGACACGGAGCGCCGTGCCGGGGCGCTCCGGCGGCAGGGGCTCGTGTACTTCGGCGTGGGGGTCTCGGGCGGGGAAACCGGGGCCCGCTTCGGCCCCTCCCTCATGCCCGGGGGCGAGCGCGCCGCCTACCCCCAGATCGCCCCCATCCTGGAGGCAATCGCCGCCCGCGCCCCCGACGGCGCGCCCTGCTGCGCCTACATGGGCCCGGACGGCGCGGGGCACTACGTGAAGATGGTGCACAACGGCATCGAGTACGCCGACATGCAGCTCATTGCGGAGGCCTACCTCCTGCTCAAGCAGGCCGGCGGCTTCTCCAACGCGGAGCTGTCCGGGATTTTCCGGGACTGGAACGCGGGGGAGCTGAAGAGCTATCTCGTCGGCATCACCGCCGACATCCTCGCCGAGGGGGACGACCTGGGCCCCGGCGCGCTGGTGGACGCCATCGAGGACAGCGCCGGGCAGAAGGGCACGGGCCGCTGGGCCAGCATCGAGGCCCTGCGCCAGGGGGTGGACATCTCCCTGATCACCGGCGCGTGCAACGCCCGCATCCTGTCCAACCGGCTGGAGGAGCGCGCTCTGGCCGCCCGGCTCCTGCCCCCGCCCGCCCCGGTGGATCCGGGTGAGCGGACGGCGTTCGCCGAGGCGGTGCGCCGGGGGCTTTACACCGCCAAAATCGCGGCCTACGCCCAGGGCTTCGCCCTGCTCCGGGACGCGTCGGAGCGCTTCGGCTGGAGCCTGGATTTGGGCGGCATCGCCGCCATCTTCCGGGCGGGCTGCATCATCCAGGCGGACTTCCTGGACGACATCACCCGGGCGTTCCGCAAGGCCCCCGGCCTGTCCAGCCTGATGCTGGACGGCTTCTTCCTGGAGCAGATCAAGTCCGGGCAGGCCGCCCTGCGCCGCTGCGCCGTGCTGGGCGTGGCCAACGGCCTCCCCCTGCCCGCCTTCACCGGGGCCTGCGCCTACCTGGACGCCTTCCGGGGTGCCCACGTGGGGGCCAACCTCATCCAGGCCCAGCGGGACTACTTCGGCGCCCACACCTACCGCCGGACGGACCGGGACGGCACATTCCACCACGAGTGGGGGCGCGGCAATGGGTAA
- a CDS encoding 6-phosphogluconolactonase, with protein sequence MARIYGFLGTYASPHSRGVYRFTLDTDTGALSPPELIYEAQDAKCLALDGPLLAAPVQMEGRAGALLLDCAGPAPRLLAQALPEARTACHMAFHGGRLYAANYHEGTVMVYAPPSLSPVRRIEIGTGAGCHQVLFHERLLLVPCLELDTVKLFDYTADFAPAGEIPFPRGSGPRHGVFNRDHTRLFLVSERSNELYVYSVKGTTFSLDFVVPIAPEGATAAVRLSQDGRFLYVSTRGIDLLSVFRLDGGAPALLQQRPCGGSHPRDFALSPDGDWLLCLNRDSGSLASFPVDRGAGLLGPSRCSAPVAQGSAIVLTG encoded by the coding sequence ATGGCACGGATATACGGCTTTCTCGGCACCTATGCCTCCCCCCACAGCCGGGGCGTTTACCGCTTTACCCTGGATACGGACACCGGCGCCCTCTCTCCCCCGGAGCTTATTTACGAGGCCCAGGACGCCAAGTGCCTGGCCCTGGACGGCCCGCTGCTGGCCGCACCCGTTCAGATGGAGGGCCGCGCGGGCGCCCTGCTGCTGGATTGCGCAGGCCCCGCGCCCCGGCTCCTGGCCCAGGCGCTGCCCGAGGCGCGCACCGCCTGCCACATGGCCTTTCACGGCGGGCGGCTCTACGCCGCCAACTACCACGAGGGCACGGTGATGGTCTACGCGCCGCCCTCCCTGTCCCCCGTCCGGCGGATCGAAATCGGAACCGGCGCGGGCTGCCACCAGGTGCTCTTCCACGAAAGGCTCCTGCTGGTCCCCTGCCTGGAGCTGGATACTGTAAAGCTGTTTGACTATACGGCAGACTTTGCCCCCGCCGGGGAGATCCCGTTCCCACGCGGCTCCGGCCCCCGGCACGGCGTCTTTAACCGGGACCACACCCGCCTGTTCCTGGTGTCGGAGCGCAGCAACGAGCTGTACGTCTACTCTGTCAAGGGAACCACCTTTTCACTTGATTTCGTCGTTCCCATCGCCCCGGAGGGCGCCACGGCGGCGGTGCGCCTGTCGCAGGACGGGCGCTTCCTCTACGTCTCCACCCGGGGGATCGATCTGCTGAGCGTCTTCCGCCTGGACGGCGGCGCGCCGGCGCTTTTACAGCAGCGCCCCTGCGGCGGAAGCCACCCCAGGGACTTCGCCCTCTCCCCGGACGGGGACTGGCTGCTCTGCCTGAACAGGGACTCCGGCAGCCTGGCGTCCTTCCCCGTGGACCGGGGCGCCGGGCTGCTGGGGCCGTCCCGCTGCTCGGCGCCCGTCGCCCAGGGCAGCGCAATCGTACTGACTGGTTAG
- the guaA2 gene encoding putative GMP synthase [glutamine-hydrolyzing] 2, with protein MKQDMIVILDLGSEENPRLAREIRALGVYSEIHPHDITAEELSALPNVKGVILNGGPNRVVDGVEIDAQREIYNADVPVLLADHQGDAPWPADPEARRQALSNFVFGVCGAEANWNMDNFIADQVELIRRQVGEKKVLLALSGGVDSSVVAALLIKAIGKQLTCVHVNHGLLRKGEPEQVVKVFRDELDANLVYVDAVDRFLDKLAGVAEPERKRKIIGAEFIRVFEEEARKLEGIDFLAQGTIYPDIIESGTKTVKAVKSHHNVGGLPEDLGFALVEPLKMLFKDEVRACGKALGLPDAMVYRQPFPGPGLGVRCLGAITRDRLEAVRESDAILREEFAKNGLEGKVWQYFTAVPDLKSVGVRDNRRADEWCVIIRAVNTVDAMTATVENVPFDLLQHITGRITAEVKGVNRVLFDLTPKPTGTIEWE; from the coding sequence ATGAAGCAGGACATGATTGTGATTTTGGATTTGGGCAGCGAGGAGAACCCCAGGCTGGCCCGTGAAATCCGCGCCCTGGGCGTATACAGTGAGATCCACCCCCACGACATCACGGCGGAGGAGCTCTCCGCCCTGCCCAACGTGAAGGGGGTCATCCTCAACGGCGGGCCCAACCGTGTGGTGGACGGCGTGGAGATCGACGCCCAAAGGGAGATCTACAACGCCGACGTGCCCGTCCTGCTGGCCGACCACCAGGGGGACGCCCCCTGGCCCGCCGACCCCGAGGCGCGCAGGCAGGCCCTCTCCAACTTCGTCTTCGGCGTCTGCGGGGCCGAGGCCAACTGGAACATGGACAACTTTATCGCCGACCAGGTGGAGCTGATCCGTCGCCAGGTGGGGGAGAAGAAGGTGCTGCTGGCCCTGTCCGGCGGCGTGGACTCCTCGGTGGTGGCCGCCCTGCTGATCAAGGCCATCGGCAAGCAGCTCACCTGCGTGCACGTGAACCACGGCCTGCTGCGCAAGGGTGAGCCGGAGCAGGTGGTGAAGGTCTTCAGAGACGAGCTGGACGCCAACCTGGTCTACGTGGACGCGGTGGACCGCTTCCTGGACAAGCTGGCGGGGGTGGCCGAGCCGGAGCGCAAGCGCAAGATTATCGGCGCGGAGTTCATCCGGGTGTTCGAGGAGGAGGCCCGCAAGCTGGAGGGCATCGACTTCCTGGCCCAGGGCACCATCTACCCCGACATCATCGAGAGCGGCACCAAGACCGTCAAGGCGGTCAAGTCCCACCACAACGTGGGCGGCCTGCCGGAGGATCTGGGCTTTGCGCTGGTGGAGCCGCTGAAGATGCTCTTCAAGGACGAGGTGCGCGCCTGCGGCAAGGCCCTGGGTCTGCCCGACGCCATGGTCTACCGCCAGCCCTTCCCCGGCCCCGGCCTGGGGGTGCGCTGCCTGGGGGCCATCACCCGGGACCGGCTGGAGGCCGTCCGGGAGTCGGACGCCATCCTGCGGGAGGAGTTTGCCAAAAACGGCCTGGAGGGCAAGGTGTGGCAGTACTTCACCGCCGTCCCGGACCTGAAGTCCGTGGGCGTGCGGGACAACAGGCGCGCCGACGAGTGGTGCGTCATCATCCGCGCGGTCAACACCGTGGACGCCATGACCGCCACCGTGGAGAACGTGCCCTTCGACCTGCTCCAGCACATCACCGGGCGCATCACCGCCGAGGTGAAGGGGGTCAACCGGGTGCTCTTCGACCTGACGCCCAAGCCCACCGGCACCATCGAGTGGGAATAA
- the bltD gene encoding spermidine acetyltransferase: MNNITLKKIDESNFVDCFNLKLAAGQERYVSNPVRSLAQAYVYYSHCLPFGIYAEDRMVGYVMVIYDYDEETYNIWHMMIDSDYQGNGYGKGALREVLKYIASKPFGSSDTVLITCNPENEAAYKLYRQIGFKETGRSDDDELELSITL, translated from the coding sequence ATGAACAATATTACCTTAAAGAAAATTGATGAATCAAATTTCGTAGACTGCTTCAACTTGAAATTAGCAGCGGGGCAGGAGCGGTATGTTTCAAATCCTGTCCGCAGCCTCGCACAGGCGTATGTCTATTACAGCCATTGCCTGCCGTTTGGTATCTATGCAGAGGATAGAATGGTTGGCTATGTGATGGTTATCTACGATTATGATGAAGAGACATACAATATCTGGCACATGATGATAGACAGCGATTATCAGGGGAATGGGTATGGCAAAGGTGCGCTGCGGGAGGTTCTCAAATACATTGCCTCAAAGCCGTTTGGGAGCTCCGATACAGTTTTAATTACCTGCAATCCTGAAAATGAAGCAGCATATAAGCTATACCGCCAAATCGGATTTAAAGAAACCGGAAGAAGCGACGACGACGAATTGGAATTGAGCATAACCCTGTAA
- the glnA gene encoding glutamine synthetase, with amino-acid sequence MSYTKEDIIRMVKEEEVEFVRLQFTDIFGQLKNVALTASQIERAVNNEIMFDGSSVEGFVRIDESDQCLYPDLDTFVVYPWHQQYKTARLICDVYNTDGTPFVGDPRNVLKRVLKRAQSMGYDSFNVGPEAEFFLFQTDDEGKPTTKTNDEASYFDLGPLDHGERTRRKICMALEQMGFEIEASHHENAAGQHEIDFKYADALRAADNIMTFKLAVKLLAQQDGLHATFMPKPIYGVAGSGMHTNMSLFKDGRNVFYDPEGEKGLSKEAYAFIAGLLRHVKGMAAVTNPLVNSYKRLVPGYEAPCYLSWSASNRSALIRIPASRGQSTRVELRSPDPSCNPYLELAVCLAAGLDGIEKGMLPPAEITENIFTMDGEARAAAGIDSLPGSLEEAIAELKADPLILDTLGAHVASNYLEGKEKEWYEYRTRVSSWEREKYIINY; translated from the coding sequence ATGTCGTACACCAAGGAAGACATTATCCGCATGGTAAAGGAGGAGGAGGTCGAGTTCGTCCGCCTCCAGTTCACCGATATTTTCGGCCAGCTCAAGAACGTGGCGCTGACGGCCTCCCAGATCGAGCGGGCGGTCAACAACGAGATCATGTTCGACGGCTCCTCGGTGGAGGGCTTCGTGCGTATCGACGAGTCCGACCAGTGCCTCTACCCCGACCTGGATACCTTCGTGGTGTATCCCTGGCACCAGCAGTACAAGACCGCCCGGCTGATCTGCGACGTGTACAATACCGACGGCACCCCCTTCGTGGGCGACCCCCGGAATGTGCTCAAGCGGGTGCTCAAGCGGGCGCAGTCCATGGGCTACGACTCCTTCAACGTGGGGCCGGAGGCCGAATTCTTCCTGTTCCAGACCGATGACGAGGGCAAGCCCACCACCAAGACCAACGACGAGGCCAGCTATTTCGACCTGGGCCCCCTGGATCACGGCGAGCGGACCCGGCGCAAGATCTGTATGGCCCTGGAGCAGATGGGCTTTGAGATCGAGGCCAGCCACCACGAAAATGCCGCCGGCCAGCACGAGATCGATTTCAAGTACGCCGACGCCCTCCGGGCCGCCGACAATATCATGACCTTCAAGCTGGCGGTGAAGCTCCTGGCCCAGCAGGACGGCCTCCACGCCACCTTTATGCCCAAGCCCATCTACGGCGTTGCGGGCTCGGGTATGCACACCAACATGTCCCTGTTCAAGGACGGCAGGAACGTGTTCTACGACCCGGAGGGGGAGAAGGGCCTGTCCAAAGAGGCCTACGCCTTCATTGCTGGCCTGCTCCGCCACGTCAAGGGCATGGCGGCGGTTACGAATCCCCTGGTCAACTCCTACAAGCGCCTGGTGCCCGGCTACGAGGCCCCCTGCTACCTCTCCTGGTCGGCCTCCAACCGCTCCGCCCTGATCCGCATCCCCGCCTCCCGGGGCCAGTCCACCCGGGTGGAGCTGCGCTCCCCCGATCCGTCCTGCAACCCCTACCTGGAGCTGGCCGTGTGCCTGGCCGCAGGGCTGGACGGCATCGAAAAGGGCATGCTCCCGCCCGCCGAGATCACCGAGAACATTTTCACGATGGACGGGGAGGCCCGGGCCGCCGCCGGGATCGACAGCCTGCCCGGCTCCCTGGAGGAGGCCATCGCGGAGCTGAAGGCCGACCCGCTTATCCTGGACACCCTGGGCGCTCACGTGGCCTCCAACTACCTGGAGGGCAAGGAGAAGGAGTGGTATGAGTACCGCACCCGCGTCAGCTCCTGGGAGCGGGAGAAGTATATCATCAACTATTAG
- a CDS encoding glycoside hydrolase family 25, translating into MVMLLRRFFRILGRVLLWLVLVAGALLAVLGAMRWRGLLLLPHEADPDTWEVFGVDVSTYQGLVDWPVLARQGVDFAFIKATEGSGLRDRRFAENWAGAAETGIRAGAYHFFSYDSPGETQAENFIATVPVTEGALPPVVDLEFYGDYLKNPKEREEVRPILDALLDALEARYGVNPILYVTYRSYRLYLSGGDYADYPIWCSSPVVAPLIPGWSFWQYSHSARLEGYYGSEPRIDLNVFSGTRAEFERFGLG; encoded by the coding sequence ATGGTGATGCTTTTGAGACGCTTTTTTCGTATCTTGGGCCGGGTGCTGCTCTGGCTGGTCCTGGTGGCCGGGGCGCTGCTGGCGGTGCTGGGGGCCATGCGGTGGCGGGGGCTGCTGCTCCTGCCCCACGAGGCCGACCCGGATACCTGGGAGGTTTTCGGCGTGGACGTGTCCACCTACCAGGGGCTGGTGGACTGGCCGGTGCTGGCGCGGCAGGGGGTGGACTTCGCCTTTATCAAGGCCACGGAGGGCAGCGGTCTGCGGGACCGCCGCTTCGCGGAGAACTGGGCCGGGGCGGCGGAAACGGGCATCCGGGCCGGGGCCTACCACTTCTTCAGCTACGACAGCCCCGGCGAGACCCAGGCTGAGAACTTTATCGCGACCGTGCCCGTCACCGAGGGGGCCCTCCCGCCGGTGGTGGACCTGGAGTTTTACGGGGACTACCTGAAAAACCCCAAGGAGCGGGAGGAGGTGCGCCCCATTCTGGACGCGCTTTTGGACGCGCTGGAGGCGCGCTACGGCGTCAATCCCATCCTGTACGTCACCTACCGCTCCTACCGCCTGTATCTCTCCGGCGGGGACTACGCGGACTACCCCATCTGGTGCTCCAGCCCCGTGGTCGCTCCCCTGATCCCCGGTTGGAGCTTTTGGCAGTACTCCCACTCCGCCCGGCTGGAGGGCTACTACGGCAGCGAGCCCCGCATCGATCTCAACGTGTTTTCCGGCACCCGTGCGGAATTTGAGCGCTTCGGGCTGGGCTGA